From the genome of Longispora fulva:
AGGGAGAGCACGTCGCGGTCCCCGGGGAAGTACGCCGCCGCCAGCCCGAGGGACGTGGCCACGGCGACCGCCTCGGCGGTGCTCATCACGGTGGAGGGTTTCTGCACGTCCCAGCCCTCGACGGAGCGCCCGCCCCGCAGGTCCCGGAACGCGGTGACCAGCACCTCGAGCACCGCGCCGTCGATCGTGAACGGCGTCGCCGCCCGGGCCAGCGCCGCCGTGGCCTGCCGGCGGACCAGCTCGGTCTCGGCCGCCAGGTCGCCGATCGGCCCGACGGTCTCGAAGTTGAACCGGCGTTTGAGGGCCGCGGACATCTCCGACACGCCCCGGTCGCGCAGGTTGGCCGTGGCGATCAGCGTGAAGCCGGGCGCGGCGTGCACCGTGGCCTCCCCGGTGCCGGCGAGTTCCGGCACCGCGATCCGCCGGTCCGACAGCAGGGACACCAGGGCGTCCTGCACCTCGGGGAGGCACCGGGTCACCTCCTCGATCCGGGCCACCGCCCCGGTGCGCATGGCGCGGAGCACCGGCGAGGCGACCAGCGCCTCGGGGCTGGGGCCGTGGGCGAGGAGCATCGCGTAGTTCCAGCCGTAGCGCAGCTGGTCCTCCGTGGTGCCGGCCGTGCCCTGCACGACGAGTTCGCTGGTGCCGCACACGGCGGCGGACAGCAGCTCCGACAGCATCGACTTCGCGGTACCGGGCTCGCCGACCAGCAGCAGCCCGCGCTCCCCGGCGAGGGTGACGACGCACCGCTCGACGAGCGCCCGCTCGCCGACGAACTTGGCGGAGATCACGAGCCGGGCGGGCAGCCCCGAGCCGCCGTCCGGCGCGCTGGCACCCGCCGGCAGCTCCAGCTCGCGACCGTCGCTGCCGACGATGAAGGTGACCACGGCACGCGGGGTCAGCCGCCACCCGGGCGGCCGGGGCCCGTCGTCGTACCCGGCGAGGAAGGCCAGCTCGGCGGCGTACGCGTCCTCGGCCGGTTCTACCTGGCGGCGGTGGGTGATGGTCTCGGTCACGGTCGGCGGCGCCTTTCGGTGATGAGCTCGTCGAAGCGGGGGCCGTCGCCCTGGCGGACCCGCTGCCAGGCGACGGTGAAGAGTTCGGACAGGGGGACGGCGGGGACCATCATGTCCAGGAACCAGGCGCCGGCCTGGTCGGTGAGCAGCAGGCCCGTCTTCCACGCCTCCATCGGCAGGCGCGGGGACCTCAGCTCCAGCCAGCCGCCGGGCAGGAACAGCGACCGGCCGGCGCGGCTGCGCTTGCCCTCGACGACCAGGTCGGTCGCCGCCAGCTCGGCCCGGGCCTTCTTGGACCGGGCGGGCTTCCAGCCGTTCCACAGGGTGATGTTGCGGTCCGTCGGGTTCGGCAGGGCCAGGAGCTGCAGGTACAGCGTCGCGGCGTCCGTACCGATCCCGTGGGCGGCACTGACCTCCTCGACGAGGTCCGGCACCACGGCCGCCGGGTTGCGCGGCTCCACGGAGCCGTCCCCCGGAACCGGCACGCCGCCGAGCACCCGGGCGATCCTGCCGTCGAGCAGCCCGCGCAGCGCCGTGACGGTCTCCGGCGCGTCCATCTCCGACCAGACCAGGTCGAGCGCTGGATCGTCCAGACCGGTGAGCTGCGCCGGGGTCAGGTGCACCCCGCGCCACCCCGAGTCCGCCTCCACCAGGAGTGGGCCGATCCGGTCGCCCTCGGTCGTCGTGGTGGCCGTCACGCCCAGCTTCTCGGCGAACTTCGGGATCTTCTTCGGATCGATGTGTCCACAGCGCAGGGTCGTGTCGGGGCGGGCCAGCAGGGCCAGCACCCGGTCCAGGGCCCCCGGGAGCGCCGCGCGCACCGGATCGTCGGCCGGCAGGTGGTGGGCCAGCCAGGGCAGCGCCCGGGCCAGGGAGACGACCACGGACTGGGCCGCGATGTCCTCGGTCGGCGCGGCCAGCCACCGGCAGGTGCCGGCGTTGACGATCCCGTGCACCAGCTCCGAGGGCGGGACCGGGAAGTGCAGCCCCGCCTTCGCGAGCTCGACGATCAGGCTGTCGCGGACCGGGGTGCGCACCCCGTTGCGATCCACGGCCCACCGGGCGAGCCGGTCGACGTCCGGGCCGGTCGTCCACAGGTCCGCAGGGTCGGCCGGCACCAGCAGGGCGAGGGCCCGGGTGAGCGGCAGACCCGACCGGCTCCAGGTGTTGTTCGCCGCCGAGAACTCGGCCTCGGTCAGGCCCAGGGCCTCGAAGCCGTCGCTGACCACCCCGGCGAGGACGACGGCGGCCTCGGCGCGGCTGATGCCGGCCCCGGTGGACAGCGCGTCGACCCTGGCCGGCTCCCAGGTCACCGGCCCGTGCTCCCGGTACGCCGCCGCGAACGCCGCCACCGCCGCCGCGTCCACGGTGCCGTCGGCGAGCGGCTGTTCCCGGGTGATCCGGCCGCCCGGCAGCGCGCCGAAGGCCCCGTCCAGGCTGAACTCCAGCAGCTCCGCGTACTCGCCGCCGGTGCTCAGCACGACGGCCCGCCGGCCGTCCCCGCCGAGCACCTGGCCGACGACCAGCGCCACCCCGTCGTCGGGCACGACGGTGACCCGGCGCATCCGGCTGCCGGGGGCGAGCAGGCCGACCTCTGCGCAGTGCCCGGCGAACGCGACCAGCGCCGCGCGCCGCGGTTCCGGGGTGGTCGGCAGCGCCGCCCGGTACAGCACGGCGGGCAGCAGCCCGAACACGTCGAACCAGTCCTGGTCCCCGGACGGGGCGGGCTGCGGCCCGGTGGGGAACTCCCCGAGGAACACCCGTGCGGCCCAGTCGACGAAGCGCGCCACGCTGTACTGCCGGTTGTAGCAGTACCGGATAAGCATGGTCAGCCCCGACTGCAGGTCCTCGTCCAGGTACGGCCCGGCCTCGGGCTCCACACCGCCCTGACCGGCGACCTCGCGGCCCTCGAGGATCGCGCAATAGTCGGCGAGCATCGCGGCCTGCGACGCGGCGACCCCGACGATGCCGGCGACCCCGGCGACCAGCTCCGGGTGGCTGATCCCCGGCAGCACCCGGCGGACCAGCTCGGC
Proteins encoded in this window:
- a CDS encoding ATP-binding protein, encoding MTETITHRRQVEPAEDAYAAELAFLAGYDDGPRPPGWRLTPRAVVTFIVGSDGRELELPAGASAPDGGSGLPARLVISAKFVGERALVERCVVTLAGERGLLLVGEPGTAKSMLSELLSAAVCGTSELVVQGTAGTTEDQLRYGWNYAMLLAHGPSPEALVASPVLRAMRTGAVARIEEVTRCLPEVQDALVSLLSDRRIAVPELAGTGEATVHAAPGFTLIATANLRDRGVSEMSAALKRRFNFETVGPIGDLAAETELVRRQATAALARAATPFTIDGAVLEVLVTAFRDLRGGRSVEGWDVQKPSTVMSTAEAVAVATSLGLAAAYFPGDRDVLSLLPGHLLGVVRKDDPTDGATLLGYWDGAVRRRAEDGSWTWRRLWELRDVLTD